The genomic stretch AGTCGCCCAGGACATTCCCAGTCACTTAGGGGATAATAAAAACAACAGAGAGGTCTTGGGTAGAAATTAACACGCAGCATATCACACCTTTAACTCAACCCAGCACCCTTCCATCCTCAAAGCTATATGTTTCCCAGTAACTACGGCACgccactgctgcagcaagaaCTCCTACAGTAAGTCTCCTCCAGAATTTACCTGGTGGAAAAATGTTTTGTCCACCacattttcaatttgttttgctttggtgttCTTCTCAGGCTTCACCTGTCCATTGGCCTGCACAGTTCTGCTCTCTGGGCACCTTTGATGCTGATGCTGAAAATCATTGGGGTCGATGCCAGGAGGTGGATGGCAATATAACAGCTTCCCCTGTGAAAGCAATGGGATACAGttattacaagaaaaaacaaacccaaaacctcaGAGATACACAGAGGAAAGAAGACAACACCAAACCCAAGAGGGCCCTGGAAGTCCAGGCACTCACACCGGCTGATTATCAGTACACTTTATTTCTCCTTCCAGGCAACAATTGGCTCAGTTTTTAAGTTAAAGTACCTTGCCACCTCTACTTCAAAGCACCATTTCCAGCTGCAATGTCCAGCTACAAACAGTATAGTGCAAAACTCTGATCCCATTAAGAAATACCCAACAATAAGTTGCTAAGAGGTGCTGTAAAAGCATGCAACATTACAACACCACAGTCCTTAGTGCCAACTACAGGCCCAATTATACAATATGGGTTTGTTTCCTGAATATCTCCTGCCTGTTTTAGAGACACGATTTATTTAGCTGGCACCATATTTTTAAGCAATCATCTTTTTAATATTAAGCAGCTCAGAAGGTtccatttattcttttaaaacataaaaatagccCAATTTAAAGAACAGTTTGATATATGGCGATTTTATTCAGagaaatagaattaattttactGTGGTCCTCAGGCTCTAGTGAAACCTTCAATTCATCTCCCAGGGAGAGAGAAAACCCAGATGCAGGAAGCACTTACACTGACATAATCTTTTAACACATATCGAGCTGATCTTGGCTGGTCTGGCTGCCCATGAGCTGTCATAAAGCCTCTCATATCTGTAAATCAAATCCAAAGTACATTCTGTGTCAGTACAACCAGAGAATTAGCAATGTTGTTCTCTGTTGCCTAACTGCGTATTTGTATCCTTTCTCAAAAACaactcaccaaaaaaaaacaaaaccccaaaaacccaTTAGAAAGAAGCTTCTGTTGAGGAACGCAGGCACAAAAAGAGAACCTGCTGACTGCAGAGGTACTGCAGAAGCATCCTAACCTGAAATGAGCTCCCTACagctcagtttttatttttgttttaaggcCAGAGAAGATTGACTGCCTCAGAGAATCAAACAAGGGAGATAATCCTTCACTATATTCTTCAAAGTCTAATTCAAGACAGAGTTGATGGAAGGTATCTAAAAGGATGAGAGCACCACACTGCATAGGCTGGTAGGGCACTTCAACATCCTCAACACAATCACATCATCTGTCTGACAAAACTGGCAAAGCACCACTGAAACAAACACATGAGATTAGCTGTTACCAAAGGTCCTTCCTGAGAGGAGTGCAAGTCTTAATGGGGACTTGCATTCAGTGTGTGACAAATCTGAGTTGGGCCTAACTTTAAATAGTTCTCCTATGGACCATGCATGCAGTGTAGGCAATAGGCTTTGAAGGGATCATCACTCACATCCATATGCTGTtagcagctcttcagctgttGGTTTTCGATCTGGATCCTCATCTTCCCTTGGCCTTATGATATTTATTCCATAGGTTGCTTCCAAAACATTTCGTGGGATATGCTGGCAAACGTAAGCTAGTGAAGGAAACCACCCAGTTGATTTTCAGCTACACAAATAACCTTGCCCCAGTCATTCCAAAAGCATACATGAAGAATGACTTTCAGGTTTTACTGCAAACCAGAACAACAATGTCAGTCTGACAAGACAAACTTGAAATGAGATGGTGAAACACCAACACAGCAGGGCTGTTTTATCCAATGTGTGTCCCCACCATCCTCAACACATGAGCATGTGtgcccctggcagggctggAACATGCTAAATTGCAGATCCAGCACTTGCAGATACTCTCACAAACCCCACGCAAAGGATATTAGAGAAATAGGTGGGACATGGTCCCTCATCTGATCTATAGGCAGAATTCCAGAACAAATCATTTCTGCCTTGGTAGAGATGAAAGATGGCATCACCAGACCAGGGCAATCACAAAGACACAGGCCAGGCTCCACATATAGAGTCTACACAATAAATAACCAATTAGTTTACCAAGGCAAGTCAGCGTCCATGGAGGAAAAAGTAACAAGTCAAATACACAGAAGAAACATGGATGCAAATGTGAATAAGCAGAAATTCTGCTAACACAGACATCTGCCCTGCTGGCCTCAGCCACTGAATTAAGGAAAtaataggatcatagaatggttagggttggaaaggactttacgatcatctacttccaacccccgtgcaatgggcagggagacctcacactaaaccatgtcaaccaaggctctgtccaacctagccttgaacactgccagggatggagcatctatcactcttgtggtttaagcccagccagtaactcagaaccatgcagctgctcactcactgcctcccttcttcctccccctgctgccagagggatggggaggagaatcaaaagaatgtaactcccacgggttgagataagaacagtttagtagcTAAGGTATGATACAAAACTACTattaccaccaataatagtaatggtaagggaaataacaagggaagagaatacaaccgctcaccacccgctgaccgatacccagcccaacctgagcagtgatatgggccttccgggtaacccccccagtttatatactgggcatgacgtgctgtggtatggaatacccctttggctagtctgggtcaggtgtcctgtctctgctttctcccagcttccccttctccctggcacagcaagagactcagaaagtccttggtcacagtaaacatgacttagcaacaactaaaaccatcggtgttatcagcgctgttcccaggctgaaagtcaaaaacacagtgctgcaccagctactaagaaggagaaaaatgactgctactgctgaacccaggacaaccacttctctgggcaacctgttccagtgcctcatcaccctcacagtaaagaacttcttccttatatctgacctgaacttccactgtttaagttttaagaaATCTGATTTGGAAGACAGCAGCACTTCCAAAGTTCATAAATAAGGTGTCCAGATGGGGGCAGCAGGACCTTCAGCTCTCCAATCTGATGGGAGAGAAGAAAGCGCTCCAGAAACCTTCAGACCTTTTGAAACATGTAGGAAATTGCACAAGTACAAATCCCACAATGCTCATTATAGCACTGGAGTTGCTACctcaaaattaaatttaatcaGTATGAAATCAGTAGCATAACTACACTCACTCACAGCAATGGCTGTGGACAAGGACAGTTTGAAAGCTTGACCTTAAGCTGTGCAGAGGAGCATTAACTTTTCAGAGGTGGTGTTGAAAAAAAACCAGGGCTAAACTACCTAAATAAAATCAGGAGATGGAATGTACctcccactgcagagcagctttcatGAGCAACTCTCAGACTGTAGCAAGAGTCTGGAAGCAAGAACTAAAATTCCAAAACCATATACATCAGCCCACCCCTCTTCAACTTACTCTGCTTGGCAGAGTTCACGTTGGCAAAAAGAGTTCTCAGTGAGCGCACATGGTTGCAACTAATTCATAATGAAGCTCTCTTCCAccggggaaaaaagaagtagtAAGAAGTTCAATGCTCTTTGTTAGTAATACCTGAAAGTGTTTTGTATGACCTGGTGTAGCAGACACTGACACCTTCTTATTTCCAAGGATTGTGTTGATGGTCGAACTTTTGCCAACATTAGGGTAACCTACCTAGATGATAAAGAAGTGGAATGGTAACAATGATATCAGGCAGGGCGCTGCCAGAAGACTGGCAGAGCTCTGGCACAAAAGTACTTTAATAAAATGTACTAAAAAATGTAAGGCAAGCAGTGGGGAACACCGAGCTTTAAGAACTTCAGAATTAAACTTTGTACAAAACCCTTAGTAATTTGTGCTTGCTAATCTTTTTACCCCCTCCAGGAAGCCAGGCTACAGGATGAATTTTTCCCATGGAAGGCATATGGAATTAAAATTTAGATTAAGTAAGTTCCATTTAAGCACAAAGTCCAACTCACCAGCCCAACATTTACTTCCCCATCCTTCACCCTTGGTCCATTGTGCatggttttgaatatctccagcaGCTCATTTCTCTGCACCAGATGACTGAAGTTCCTGATGTTCCTGTTCTGCTCCTGCACAATATGCTGCACGTCAGCACCATCGGTCCTGATTTCCGTCCTCTCTGGAGCAATAGCATTTACTTTGTCCCCACCTTCATCTTCAGAACAGGTTTGccagtcctcctcctcctcatcttcaCAGTCCTCATATTCACCACTACTGTCATCATCACTAACCAGAACTTGGTTTACAGTTTGCAAAGAGTTGCCTGGGGATGTACTTTCTGCACTATCTTGTTCTGTTTCACCTTCTTCTTGAATGGAGCCTTCATCCTCAGAATCACTCAGGTCTTCTACTACATCTTCAGCATTTAGTTCCTGCATGAACAGTATTTCACAGGTGAAATGCAAAGACAGTGCTAAGTCTTGCTGCTGACTGCAACTGCTGCAGCGCTGTCCATTGTGTTTTCATCAGCCAGATCCCAAGGACTGACAATTCACTACTTAAATCACAGAGTTTTTTTAGGGGTCTTAAGTAAGACATAAAAACAATTGGCCTGTTTGAGTAGAATGACAAAAGCATACCAAGGGAGACTGTTAGCTTCATTGTGAAGTTGTTAGGGGTTTCTCTCCAGAAGCACAACTGAATGCATgcacacccacagcacccatatgcacagcagcagcagagcctagCAAATAGTTTTTTAAATTATCCAATGTTCTCAGTAAGAGGAATCAATACAGGGTTTTTTCCAAAATGTTCAGAAcacaaagccattttttttttcaggtctaaacatttcattaaaatgattTCAAGTTTTTTCAGTCTAACTCTTCACACTTCTTCCCTGAAAACTGCAAACAGTTCACATTCAAAAAGTAAGACCTTTTCATAGCAATAGTATTttgacttttctttctgaaaaggaaagcacAACCAACACTTTGAATCAATCTGTAAAAAGATTTTATCGAAGGGCTGTAAACCAGCTGAACAGACTAGTTATTTTTGGAGGGAGATATGGGATATTCTATAACCGGGTAGCAATGGCTGTAACTAAAACCTGAAAGTGGCATATATGGATAACATGTTAACTTGGGGCAGCAGCAGTTTGTTCCAGTGGGCAAAGAAAGGCCCTCAAGTATTTTAGGTTCTCTAAGAAACACCTCCTCTCCCTCAAAGATCCTGTGTGCAGATACATTCCTCACAGCATCCCTCTTGGAAAGGATTCCAATTCTTTCAACAAGTCAAGGGTTTGCAAACAGATCTACAAGGCATGTTTCTGTAGCTATTCAGCAGCAACCTCAAGGAACAGCTACATTTAGTTCAGCATTACTTATTCAGTCGTAAACCTTGAAATTGTAAGCACTACAGTGACCAAAGGGTGTACCATTTTGTTCACAATTTTACTGTACTCACTTTTGGTCTGAATCAATCATTGAATTACTGTTTATAGCCACATAGGTCCTTAGAATAATGCTTCCCTGAGATAAGGGCTGTTCCTTTGCTAGAAAGGTAATCAGGTATATCACAAGCATAACTGCAAAGGAAGTTAACAGAGGCAGTCATCAGACACCCAGTTTGAACTGGTCACCTGCAgtaccttttcttctccagacagCCGTTTGCACTCTGCCAAAGCTGACCAGAACACCACCTTAACACCCTCTTTCTCAAAGAactgtgcccaggcagcccgCTGCTCCTCACTCAGCAAATCTGCTTTGTTTATCAGGATCATGTTCTCCTTGTCATTGCTGACTTCCTTAACATAactttcctgaagaaaacaagagaaagatCAGTTTGTACTCTGGTTTAGACTCCTCCTCCCCCTAAGGTGATATAAGAGCAGCAAGACAAGCTatcccatccagctccacaCCAGTGACAGCTAAGCTTACCGTCCCCTGCACTAGATGGAACTGGTGTTGAGCAGACAGCTACATGAACAAATCAGAACTACAGCAATACAGGGTGTTTCTGGCCACCTGTGCCAACACCTTGTCTGCTTAGAGCTATGACAAGATATTAATCAGCACCTCACAGCAGGAACTCCTGAGATCAGTTATTTGAGCAATTCCGTTAACTCACTGATGCACAGTGTTCTAATTATTACAAAGTTGTCACTTCAATAACTATTGATCCTCCAATTTCAGCGCAGTAATCCTTACCCATTTGTATTCCACCAGGCTTTTAAATAGGACAATTCCTTTAAGTGTGGACACTTCTAGTGAGTAATGAGGAGCAAAGTAATATCTGCAATTTAGTATCTGCAGAACTGCCTCTAAATCCTGAACACTCCATGTGAACGACCAAAAAACATTgaagaaatataatttaatgCCAGAATACttgcataaataaataagacaTCCAGTTAGGCACAATAGAAGAACAGCTTCAATGTGGATGAAtgtattaaacaaaaataaatcacacaaactgtaagaaataaaatgaagacaaTATCCAAGAAAGTGATTTACTTACCAGATCTTGGCATCTAAACAGAAGGGGGTTTCTGGCATCTACTATCTGGACTACAATAtcactgcaaaaataaaagcaagccaTATAaacttttcccctccttttgaaaaaaaaagagtagttTAACTGCAGGCACTTCCATTAGAAGTCTCCAGGCAGACAATTTTGGTTGCTACAtgctcattttattttctttgacagTGATTTCCGTTAATTCAGGACAGCTTCGGAACACCACAGGGTGAATGCAAGAATTTCAAGCCTCACTAGGCAGTTGGttacatataaaaaataaaataaagataaaattaataCCCTCCCAAGGGAGTCATTTAATAAGCCACATTGGTACAAAGAGGTACTGAACAGTTACAGAAATTCCAAGATGAACATGTGAGAAAGCTGACACCATGGTAGTTGAGATGAGATATCGAGAAGTTACTGAATCACACTCCTGGGAGCTAATCTGAAGCAAACACAAGAAAAGGCTGACAACAGATCAAATTATCTGGTAAGGTAAAAGACTGGAAAACTTTTGTTTGATTCTGAGACAACATTCTCACTctacatgaaataaaaacctTCAACAAGAGCGGAAAGGCACTGATAACATATTCCAGCTCCCTCAAAACACACAATATACATACACTGCACGTAACGATACCCTACAGTGGATGCTCCTGACCCAGCTCTGTCCCAGCCAAAGGCTCAGCAGCACCCAGTACAAAGCCACTTCTGTGAAAGGACCAGCTTACCATGACCTCACTGGTGAAGTATTTTTCAATTTTAGAAAAT from Lathamus discolor isolate bLatDis1 chromosome 3, bLatDis1.hap1, whole genome shotgun sequence encodes the following:
- the LSG1 gene encoding large subunit GTPase 1 homolog isoform X1, giving the protein MGKKRGAGLGRSLQRQRGLDRRGASSWLHASEVCGERGPDLRSAPEQSPLEEFLATAELAGTRFVAERLNVQIVSAQSRTGLLTAQEAQHIRQLHEENRQFLRIPRRPRWDQTTSAEALQQAERESFLEWRRQLAHLEEEKKLILTPFERNLEFWRQLWRVIERSDIVVQIVDARNPLLFRCQDLESYVKEVSNDKENMILINKADLLSEEQRAAWAQFFEKEGVKVVFWSALAECKRLSGEEKVLQELNAEDVVEDLSDSEDEGSIQEEGETEQDSAESTSPGNSLQTVNQVLVSDDDSSGEYEDCEDEEEEDWQTCSEDEGGDKVNAIAPERTEIRTDGADVQHIVQEQNRNIRNFSHLVQRNELLEIFKTMHNGPRVKDGEVNVGLVGYPNVGKSSTINTILGNKKVSVSATPGHTKHFQTLYVEPGLCLCDCPGLVMPSFISTKAEMICSGILPIDQMRDHVPPISLVCQHIPRNVLEATYGINIIRPREDEDPDRKPTAEELLTAYGYMRGFMTAHGQPDQPRSARYVLKDYVSGKLLYCHPPPGIDPNDFQHQHQRCPESRTVQANGQVKPEKNTKAKQIENVVDKTFFHQENVRALVKGVRAAMGYRPSGGLVPVTTPNPGNVVGKPWKKHGNRNKKEKIRRITKHLEA
- the LSG1 gene encoding large subunit GTPase 1 homolog isoform X3, with amino-acid sequence MGKKRGAGLGRSLQRQRGLDRRGASSWLHASEVCGERGPDLRSAPEQSPLEEFLATAELAGTRFVAERLNVQIVSAQSRTGLLTAQEAQHIRQLHEENRQFLRIPRRPRWDQTTSAEALQQAERESFLEWRRQLAHLEEEKKLILTPFERNLEFWRQLWRVIERSDIVVQIVDARNPLLFRCQDLELNAEDVVEDLSDSEDEGSIQEEGETEQDSAESTSPGNSLQTVNQVLVSDDDSSGEYEDCEDEEEEDWQTCSEDEGGDKVNAIAPERTEIRTDGADVQHIVQEQNRNIRNFSHLVQRNELLEIFKTMHNGPRVKDGEVNVGLVGYPNVGKSSTINTILGNKKVSVSATPGHTKHFQTLYVEPGLCLCDCPGLVMPSFISTKAEMICSGILPIDQMRDHVPPISLVCQHIPRNVLEATYGINIIRPREDEDPDRKPTAEELLTAYGYMRGFMTAHGQPDQPRSARYVLKDYVSGKLLYCHPPPGIDPNDFQHQHQRCPESRTVQANGQVKPEKNTKAKQIENVVDKTFFHQENVRALVKGVRAAMGYRPSGGLVPVTTPNPGNVVGKPWKKHGNRNKKEKIRRITKHLEA
- the LSG1 gene encoding large subunit GTPase 1 homolog isoform X2 is translated as MGKKRGAGLGRSLQRQRGLDRRGASSWLHASEVCGERGPDLRSAPEQSPLEEFLATAELAGTRFVAERLNVQIVSAQSRTGLLTAQEAQHIRQLHEENRQFLRIPRRPRWDQTTSAEALQQAERESFLEWRRQLAHLEEEKKLILTPFERNLEFWRQLWRVIERSDIVVQIVDARNPLLFRCQDLESYVKEVSNDKENMILINKADLLSEEQRAAWAQFFEKEGVKVVFWSALAECKRLSGEEKELNAEDVVEDLSDSEDEGSIQEEGETEQDSAESTSPGNSLQTVNQVLVSDDDSSGEYEDCEDEEEEDWQTCSEDEGGDKVNAIAPERTEIRTDGADVQHIVQEQNRNIRNFSHLVQRNELLEIFKTMHNGPRVKDGEVNVGLVGYPNVGKSSTINTILGNKKVSVSATPGHTKHFQTLYVEPGLCLCDCPGLVMPSFISTKAEMICSGILPIDQMRDHVPPISLVCQHIPRNVLEATYGINIIRPREDEDPDRKPTAEELLTAYGYMRGFMTAHGQPDQPRSARYVLKDYVSGKLLYCHPPPGIDPNDFQHQHQRCPESRTVQANGQVKPEKNTKAKQIENVVDKTFFHQENVRALVKGVRAAMGYRPSGGLVPVTTPNPGNVVGKPWKKHGNRNKKEKIRRITKHLEA